A stretch of Babesia bigemina genome assembly Bbig001, chromosome : III DNA encodes these proteins:
- a CDS encoding eukaryotic translation initiation factor 3, subunit 6, putative, producing the protein MGVNVEECTPYDITSRISPFLDVEMLLHVLDWLEQKGVYKGELSAVRADITSKVASQRLTDEQFSEQEAAMLNTLAPLQEALEIYKKSQATRISSSAERIWLVSLPQWLATQGTTDIEVSPESEATIFKLAKLYSDNGDWKKCKQWLVYYLENVAKYTFDGNTAANRAKCYWGILRSITVGVLLPSTEEELLVMATTATPYDENKENSVLEPDLPRTGVQCILRLAEIFNNEELGKNRKDLVLKRCWLLHWALFYVFRYHIPLSQVKSKNAKSYEWPHVQEYLMDDRNMAVVLMVAPHLLRYYAVYAILNRNRKDHFKVISASLSIGKAKYSDTFTALVSALFVEYNFEDAQKHIMQIQNACHVDILLEPLKFQIEEYSRHIIFETYCRIHQSINLDLIAQKVNMSSLEAERWIVNLIRHSHLEAKIDSEKNCVEISTVPPNLYQQVIDKTQNLTMRSNMILQNLMNADAGITQYVRGQDDRGLKRSGQQQRRQQNHRFQSFGQRDFFRNTDDL; encoded by the coding sequence ATGGGCGTCAACGTCGAGGAGTGCACGCCCTATGACATCACCAGCCGGATCTCGCCGTTCCTGGACGTCGAGATGCTGCTCCACGTGCTGGACTGGCTGGAACAAAAGGGGGTGTACAAGGGCGAACTGTCGGCCGTCCGCGCGGACATCACCAGCAAGGTGGCCTCGCAGAGGCTGACAGACGAACAGTTCAGCGAGCAGGAGGCCGCGATGCTGAATACCCTTGCGCCACTTCAGGAGGCGCTAGAGATATACAAGAAGAGCCAGGCCACGCGCATCTCGTCGTCCGCAGAGCGCATATGGCTGGTGTCCCTGCCGCAGTGGCTTGCGACGCAGGGCACGACCGACATCGAGGTTAGCCCGGAATCCGAAGCCACGATATTCAAGCTCGCGAAACTATACTCCGACAACGGAGACTGGAAGAAGTGCAAGCAGTGGCTGGTGTACTACCTGGAGAACGTGGCCAAGTACACCTTCGACGGCAACACGGCCGCCAACAGGGCCAAGTGCTACTGGGGTATCTTGCGCTCGATCACGGTGGgcgtgctgctgccgtcgaccgaggaggagctgctggtcATGGCAACCACGGCCACTCCCTACGATGAGAACAAGGAAAACAGTGTCCTGGAGCCCGACCTGCCGAGGACCGGCGTCCAGTGCATTCTGAGGCTCGCCGAGATTTTCAACAACGAAGAACTGGGCAAAAATCGCAAGGATCTCGTGCTTAAGCGCTGctggctgctgcactgggcGCTCTTCTACGTGTTCAGGTACCACATTCCGCTGTCGCAGGTGAAGTCCAAGAACGCCAAGAGCTACGAGTGGCCGCACGTCCAGGAGTACCTCATGGACGACCGCAACATGGCGGTGGTGCTGATGGTAGCCCCGCATCTGCTGAGGTACTACGCCGTCTACGCCATACTCAACAGGAATCGCAAGGACCACTTCAAAGTCATCAGCGCGTCGCTCTCGATCGGGAAGGCCAAGTACTCCGACACCTTCACcgcgttggtgagtgcgctGTTCGTGGAGTACAACTTCGAGGACGCGCAGAAGCACATCATGCAAATCCAAAACGCGTGCCACGTCGACATTTTGTTGGAGCCCCTCAAGTTCCAGATCGAGGAGTACAGCAGGCACATCATCTTCGAGACGTACTGCCGCATACACCAGTCGATCAACCTCGACCTTATCGCACAAAAGGTGAACATGAGCTCGCTGGAAGCGGAACGGTGGATCGTCAACCTCATCAGGCACTCCCACCTGGAGGCGAAAATCGACAGCGAGAAGAACTGCGTGGAAATCTCCACAGTTCCCCCGAACCTATACCAGCAGGTCATCGACAAGACCCAGAACCTCACCATGCGCTCGAACATGATACTGCAGAACCTTATGAACGCCGACGCAGGCATCACGCAGTACGTTCGCGGCCAGGATGATCGCGGCCTCAAGCGCTCaggccagcagcagcgccggcaGCAGAACCACAGGTTCCAAAGCTTCGGTCAGCGTGATTTCTTCAGAAACACCGACGACCTTTAG